The proteins below are encoded in one region of Colletotrichum lupini chromosome 5, complete sequence:
- a CDS encoding delta-aminolevulinic acid dehydratase, with product MSFSSLVQDLTMRESGVPRRPRGPQSVSTIDDGRSQVSRAMSYASTAATSVSISGDISSQLHGGYFHPLARSWQAERQLTKSMLIYPLFISDQDDEEILIPSLPGQYRRGINKTMAWLEVLVRKGLRSVMLFGVPVRPGTKDALGTAADDPEGPVIRSIRAIRQRFPQLFICADVCLCEYTSHGHCGILRDDGSLNNQLSVDRISDVAIAYAVAGAHCVAPSDMNDGRIRAIKLKLIEEGIAHKTVLMSYSAKFSGCLYGPFRDAAGSAPSFGDRKCYQLPPGGRGLARRAIVRDIGEGADIIMVKPASQYLDIISDAKELGKDMPVAAYQVSGEFAMIHAAAKSGVFDLKAMAFESTEGILRAGATIVISYFTPEFLDWLST from the exons ATGTCTTTCTCCAGCCTTGTTCAGGATCTTACCATGAGGGAGTCCGGCGTCCCGCGCCGACCCCGCGGTCCTCAATCAGTCTCTACCATTGATGATGGCCGGTCGCAAGTTTCCCGTGCCATGTCTTATGCCAGCACAGCGGCGACAAGCGTCAGCATCTCTGGTGACATTTCCAGCCAGCTGCACGGCGGCTACTTCCACCCTCTTGCCCGCTCGTGGCAAGCCGAGAGACAGTTGACCAAG TCAATGCTCATCTACCCCCTCTTCATTTCCGAccaagacgacgaggagatCCTGATTCCCTCTTTGCCCGGCCAATACCGCCGAGGCATCAACAAAACAATGGCCTGGCTGGAGGTGCTTGTGCGCAAGGGTCTGCGCTCCGTGATGCTCTTCGGTGTGCCCGTGCGCCCGGGGACCAAGGACGCTCTTGGTACCGCCGCCGACGACCCAGAGGGACCCGTTATCAGAAGCATTCGCGCTATACGCCAGCGTTTCCCTCAGCTCTTCATCTGCGCCGATGTCTGCCTGTGCGAGTACACTTCCCACGGCCACTGCGGTATCCTGCGTGACGACGGCAGCTTGAACAATCAGCTGTCCGTTGACCGCATTTCCGACGTTGCCATTGCTTACGCGGTCGCTGGCGCACACTGCGTTGCTCCCTCAGACATGAACGACGGCCGGATCCGTGCCATCAAGCTGAAGTTGATCGAGGAGGGCATCGCTCACAAGACGGTGCTTATGTCATACTCGGCCAAGTTCTCGGGTTGCTTGTACGGTCCGTTCCGTGACGCCGCAGGCTCTGCCCCGTCATTCGGCGATCGTAAGTGCTACCAGCTGCCTCCGGGCGGCCGTGGCTTGGCCCGCCGCGCAATTGTCCGTGATATTGGCGAGGGTGCCGACATCATCATGGTTAAGCCCGCCAGCCAGTATCTCGACATTATCAGCGACGCAAAGGAGCTCGGCAAGGACATGCCTGTCGCCGCGTACCAGGTCAGTGGCGAATTCGCCATGATCCATGCGGCGGCCAAGTCTGGCGTTTTCGACTTGAAGGCGATGGCTTTCGAGTCGACTGAAGGTATTCTGAGAGCTGGTGCGACCATTGTCATCAGCTACTTCACCCCCGAGTTCCTCGACTGGCTCTCCACTTAA